In Setaria italica strain Yugu1 chromosome IX, Setaria_italica_v2.0, whole genome shotgun sequence, the genomic stretch AAATGCGATGGTGGTTGTACCGAATGCCCCACGGCGCGCATGGAATGCGCTTTCACAAAAGCTGGGGACCGAGCTGAGCCTTTCAAGGAATACTTCTTTCAGTTCATGGTCCTGCAAGGAATATTTCTTTCAGTTCATGTTCCTGCCACTTCTATATGCAGCCATGAAAATTCATAACTCACTCGCTGTTCTTATCGTTTAACGGGCTTTCGGCATCCATACATGAGCACGCCCATGCCCGGCAATCTTTGTGACACTAGTACTGCCATTGTACTGGACCATGCAATTTTAGCTAGACTGGTGAAATATAGGGAGTCATCACAGgcgcccaaaaaaaaaactgtaccGGGAAACGGCGAACATGTGCACTGGATTGACGagtgttgccaggttgttttgttCATCGGGTAGGGACTGAAAGGCAAGGGCCAAACTCAGGTCTTTGTCAGACTTGGCCGCGTCAAAAATCACTGCCTGTGAAATTGTCATACTTTCATTTCGCAAGGAAGGTGCCATCGTTTTCGAGCTGCTCAGTTCAGTTGTCACCGTAGTATGTCATGAACATTGATGTGCCTGTGTTCAGACACAAACTCAAGAGACCAATGCAGCCATGCAGGCATGCAGAGGACGAATAAACAGCGGCTGCCTACATGTCAGCCTGTGAGTTCCATCAGTTGCTTTTACTTTTGATCCAGCTGCTTTTGTCAAAGCACGCAAGCGCAATTCGGCAAAATCTCTTGAAATACCCGAAAATTCACTGTGAAATGCCCGAGAATGCAAGCACAGTGCAAGTTGCGCAAATTCACTGTGAAAATGCACGTGGTTCCTCGGCAATCTGCACTTGTTTCCTCTGAAGAAAAATGGCCAACTTCCCTAATTAGTTAGCGTAATGCGAAATTTAGAATATAGTAATGTGTTATGTCTGAAACATTCTTCACGGGCAACTTCACTCATTGGCTAACTTTCAGGTAGTATCTGAACTTTGTCAAGCTGTTGCCCACTTGGCCACTTGCCCTTccaaagaagaaataaaaagttAGGCGCTAAAGCGAATGGTTCATTTCTCAGGCTTGAGTCACTTTAGGTTGGACTGCGTGATTGAGTGTTGAGACGATAAAAACACACTGAGTGAACGAGTGTTCAGGTCCCAAGTTGACATGTTCTAAGGTTGGACTAGCATGTGATGTAACCAAGATTGTCGTTTCAACGGCCACGGGACGGGATCTCAAGCACACACCAGAGACCAGACTCTCCTCCCTTCCTAAACAATGTTGTACGCGGCGTACTCATCAGGATTTGGGCCAGTGTTAAGGGCGAGAAGCACGACAAGAGCGCCCCCATAATTGCGTCGGAACAGGACGAGGAGCCCGTGATCCGCCTCGACGCCACAGGGCACCTTTGGCTCGGTGAACGTGAGCCCCGTAGCTTCATCGCTGCCATTTTCTGCCCTTGCGGCTGCTTTAGCCGCCTCTGACGACATTGCTGTTCTCTTGTCCTGCACGAAGGGAACCCCAAGAGCTGAAGATTCTTCGAAACCAATCAAGCTTTCTTCGTTCGTCATGCCGATGTCAGCACTCAGCACGGCAGTGTcgcagttttttttaaaaagttaaGACTGTGTCGCAGTACAGTGAAGTTTCAGGGAACTAGGTGGTCGCGGCTCAGTTCAGAGAATTTGGCGACGGGACTGGAACACGGTGGTTATCTggtgcgccgccctgacggccgCCTCATGAGCTTTTAGGCTGTTCGTGTCCGTGCCATTTCGGGGTGTACATGTGCCTTGCTCTGGTAGGCTCCCTAAGGCACCTTTGGTGCTCAATCTTGTTTGTTCTCCCGCGCAACATTCGCAGGATGTGTTTGGCGCGACTCCTGGCTACAGATTCCTTGGTTTGCTTCGGTTGCCTCAGTCCTACGAGATAGAGAGACTACGAACGAAGCGGTCGTGCAAGGCCCAAATACCCAATCCTAGAGGAGGCCCAGGATTGGGTCGTGGCGAGAGGCGTGTGGCGTGGGCCTAATCATCCTTACCGGGCCATTCATCGGTTGGTGGCATGGTGGTGCTGGTGCGGTGCGGTGCCGCTGCTAGTACTGCAATTCTGCTCAACACACAGAAAGAACACCGGCGCATCCAGTTAGTTGCAAAGAAAGCGTAGAACGGTAGCTCGCTCGATCGCTTCTGCACTGCGAACAAATCTAACAACCACACAAAAGCATCAATGCACACTCTGAGCTCCGGTCCATGTGTGTAAGCAAGGAACCGCACGCAATTAGCAACAGAATAATCATACACGGGCAGTGTTttctgccaagtgccaacgatCCCGATGACCGTTTTAAATGTGGCTTTGCAAATTTGCAATATCTGGGCCTGGGCCAGTTGGACCGGTAGCAGGACCACGCAGCATCTCCTCCAAACAGCCAGCCAGAGACGCAAATTAATTCTCTGCAGTTATTATGGCGGTTCTCTGATTCCAAATGGAAATGCTCATCCAATAGGTCCGACAGGCGGAAAAAACGACAGCCTGGTCAGTGAAGGCTTGATTCATGATTCGTGTTTGGAATGGAACAGCGTGCGAAAATGACCAGCAAGCTCGTGATGCAACTGGGCAGGCGCGGGCCGCGCGTATCTTCTTGTGCTGGTGGCTGCGGTCCAGTCTCGCTCGGCACGCCGGCGATACTCCGTTGCTTCTGTCGGCGTCGCTGCCTAGCACTCGTGTTGTGCCAGATCCGCCCACCGCGGGGGGGCCTCCGTGACGACCGCCGTCCTCGCACAGTCGCGCCAACGTCCCGTCAGCACACGCGTTCCGCGCGCACCCGagcccaccggccgccggccggccggcgcccgaGCTCACGCAAACGGCGCACGTACTCCCAGCTCAGTAGGAGTAGTAGGAATGAGTGCTTGTAACCGAACGCATCGCTTGCTCGCGTAGCTGCCATCTTCTTCTCTGTCTACTACTACTGTACCAGCGGGTCATCGATCCGTATGGAACGCACGAATGCATGGCAGGCAGACCAACGCTTGCACGGTCCATGGACTATGGAGCATGGCGCGTACGCCGGAAGAGCCAAGAGCAGATGCGGTCGAGGCGCGTCACGTGTGCAAGTGTTCACGTGAAGCTCTCTCTGATGCCCAGTTTTACAGACATTCTCCTCCCTTTCTTTCCAATCTCATCTCATGTCAATAAGGACTGAAGGACCGGAACACACAGTGAGTCAGTGACTGTCAACGCTACCATTAGCACCTTTTTTTACCAGGGACTTTTTGTGTCTTACACCTGTACTGCGAAATGGCAGAACGAAACAAATGAAATTCAGCAATCAATTTCTATAGAGTTTCTCTATAACCCCCTTTCCCCCTTCACTCCATCGCTCTCACTGTATGTGGACCCAGATCCCCTCGCTGGGGACGTGCCCGTTCACCACGAACACCATGTAGTACCCCGGCGGCGCCAGGACTGCCGTCGCCGGCATCGTAGCGGACACGTTGTACGTGCCGGCCCGCCcacgcaccgccgccgtctTGCCAACCTCCAGGAACAGCAGCCGCTGGTTCATGGCGAACGAGTGCGTCGTGAACGACGGCGCCACCATCGTCACCGACACCTCCCCGAGGCCAAatccaccggcgccgccgcgccttcTCCTCGCGGACGCCGGGACCGAGAACTGCAGCTTCAGCGTCGTGCCGTAGGACACGCTCGACGCCGCGCCGATCGGGGACGGATCAAGGATCCTGGGGCGGAGCATGTCGTTGGACTGGTCGAGGTACTCCGGCGAGAAGGCCTCCAGGCTGAGTTCGGTAGGGAACTCCACGCCGCTGAAGTTGTAGTAGGTGTGCGGGTTGCTGCCGCCCACCAGCAGCCGGCCGTCGCGGAGGAGCACCACCGAGGAGTGGTACAGCCGGGCGACGCCCGTCGCGGCCTGCTCCTCGAACCGGTCCCCCGGCGAGCGGTCGGGCCGGTAGATGACGGGCGCGTAGTTCGGGGTGCCGGCGGCCTCCCACCCGGCGGTGCCGTCCGCGGCGCCGTTGATGATCGCCACCTCCGCGCCGTTCGGCAGCAGGATCATGTCGCCCATCACCCGCGGCGACGGCATTGTTTCGATGACCCACGCCGGCGAGGGGTCGGTGATCTTGATCCGACCGCACGTCGCCAGCGCCGGAACGAAGGTGCGGGCGCTGCCCTTCGTGGAGTTGTAGGAGCCCGATGGCGCGCCGCCGCAGACCAGGACCTCTGCCTCGGTGGGGTTGGGTTTCAGCGGGAGAAGCACCGACGAGCCCGAGCTGGGGTAGTTCCTGGGGTCGCCGTCGGCAAGCACGGGGTACGTCCGCGCGACCTTGTTCCGCTTGTAGTCCAGGAGGATGGCGCGGTTCTTGGCGAAGATGAAAAGGTTGCCATCTATGTTGAGGTGTACGAACGGATAAAGATTGTTCTCCTCGGGATCCCTCGTCTGTACCAAAAATGGCATCTGGATGACAGACGTATCGGAAGGGTCAGCCTTGGGGTAGAACTCGTAGCTGAACTGCCTCCGGCCACCGATGATGAACGCGCGGCCGTCGGGGAGGATCTGGTTGGTGGCGTACCACCGGTTGGCGGCGAGCGCGTCCTGCTTCTCGGACCAGTCGCAGCTCttgccgtcgctgccgccgcacaCGGGCATGGTGCGCGCGTTGCGGTAGCCGTCGTTCCAGCCGCCGGTCTGGACGAGCGTGCCGTCGGGCGCGACGGTGCCCGAGGAGCACCAGGTGTCGGTGAAGACGAAGAGCGGTCGCGCCGCGTTGGCCGCGACGTCGTACTCGGCGGAGTGCGCTGTGCAGTCCCCGCCGGGGAGCGCGCGCTCCCGCGGGTTGACGCGGCAGCGGCCGCCGGGGAGGGAGAGGTTGGAGCGGCCGAAGTCGGTGCGGTCGAAGATGATGACGCGGTCGTTGTGCAGCAGCTGCATGTGCATCGCCGACACCCCGATGCTGCGCTGCAGGAGGTCCCacctcccgccgctgccgctcgccggTGCAATGCCGCTGGCGTAGGCGCAGGCTAGGAGCAGGAGGAGAACGAGGTGGCGACGGCTAGCACGGGTCTCCCCAACCAATCTAAGCTCCATGGTGGATGTAACGATGGCCACGATGCTGCGGCGTCGAATCAGGGACAGGCTTTTCTGATTCTGTTTCTTGGCTAAGCACTGGTGTTTAGCTAGGCCGTGAGCAGCAAGCGTGTATATATACGCAGCCGCGCACAGGGCTTGATGGCCATTTCCGCCCCCTGATTATCACACGTTAAACAATAAACCTTCCAGCTACTGCACGCTCAGGTCTTCGGGATGGAATTTCGTTCAGACGACCCAGTGATTAGCTTTGGCCAGATTGGGTTCTTTGATACGGTTTTCGATTTGGTGAAGATGGCCCAGCATTAAGTTGCGCATTGGTTCTTGAATAGTTGAATGATCGATGTTTGGTTTTCCCAGCATCTTTTCATGAGTTGACCAACAGCCGGCCCGGTAATTTTGCTGTTCCGTTCGCCCCTGTTCTTGACGGTCGGTAGGGCGGATGGAAGTACCCGTACTTCCCTGCCGCGGCTGAACCATCCAAGAGCACGGCATGACGTGGTGGTGCCTTATCCATGGTGGCCCCCGGGCGCAGCGTGACTGTTCGGAGACCGCGACGTCGGATTTCGTCGATCTAGCCAAGTACTCCTATAGCCATCTAGATATGCGTGAAGCAACCGTGCACCCCTGAACAATAACAACAAAACCGACTTCTTTGCGTCGCGGGACGAGCGAAAACGCCGTGGAGAAGCCAGGCTCGCAGAAAAAGGTCGTGCTAGCCCCAAGCTCCGCAACGTGACAGGAACGGGACGAGACAAACGGAGACTCCCATGGCGACTGTCCTATACCACCATCACACTAGGCCATGCATATACTGAGTAGCTAGCTAGGCGCCACGCGGGTTGGGCGAAGCGCGCGGCGGCTCAGATCACGTCGTCGCTTGCATCGCTTGCCTTGCTGCCGGGGGGCGCGTCCCGACGACGGCGCATGTTGGCATGTGGCAACATGCGGCGGAGAGGGAGATCGAGTCGAGTACTCGGCCTGCTGCCGGGTCTCGGGCCGGAGCGTGCTCAGGGTACATGCATGCAATGATGCCATGGTGGGCTTCGTCCGTGGGGTTCTCGGCGTGGCTGGGAAAAAAAAGCAGGGACTAGCAACAAACAAACGGCGGAACGTGACGAAAACCAACAGTGGATGTGCTCGGGCGGATTGGATGGCCGTGGAGCACGGGCGATCGAGCGCCGTGCCGGCCCTTGGCGTTTTATGGCGCTCACCAAACCGTGCGGGCTAGCCATGCCCGCCGAGCTGGAAATTCGGATCACACCTCCTGTTGGTTTTAAAGGCGGGAACGGGTGCCACCACCCACCGTGATTGCTATGGCAGGAGTGCTATGTGGTCTCGATTATTTCCAGACGACCAGACCTACACGACAGGAAGAAGTAGAGCTCGATTTCCACGTTGCGAAATGAAACATTTTGAGCTTAAAAAACAaagtaaaaaaatcaaaagagtAACCGGAATATTTAGATGACAAGCAAAACCGGCTGCATGTATTATAAAAAGATTGTACTCTCTGTATTTACATAAGATTTTTTTAATGGAATACATAAGATATTATGGAAGAGCACGTTTAGATCCACTCAGATTATTGTGAAGTAAAAGCTCTACCTGATCCAAATATATAAGCCAACTTTTGTGATACTACATGCTATCACACCTTAACTTTTGCTAACTTATGCATTGAGGCTTAAAAGCTCTAGCTAATTTACAGAAAGACAGGGAGCCCTTACCTATTTTTTAGTAAAAAGAATGGCGGACTATTTACAAGTAGTTTTTACATAGCTATAAgcccaaaagaaaaggaggggaCGCAATAACTCAGAGACTACCCAGCCAATTATCTAAGAGAAGTTTAACGTCTGGATGAGCTCTTAGCATAACTAAAGCTAGTTCATCTTACGGTCTCAAAAGCTACAAGCCATCTTCCACAATCAAGGACggatccaaacaggatctaAATTTCCCTTTTTATGGAGCAAGCAAGAATGTGAAGCTCATGTATATTGTGCTTTTAAGCAGCTTTCATGACTAGGAACAACTTACATAGGAGCAAGTTGTGCCCTTATGGTGAGGCAAAAGAATATCAGGATCAATatgcacaattttttttgttgtgatATGAGTAATTAGTCCCAAATCCTTAGTCTGCCACAACGCTGCAGACCTCAACAAAGTTTGGTCACTGTCTATTATGGCATGAATGGGTGAGTGGGAAAAACCCATGGGTATGAAGTCACTAATGTCCTGTGTGATGccattgatcttttttttttcttcaccaCCTCCATAGAAGTTACTAGGAAAAAGTTCAGTTTCCACCCACCAATATGATAGTATGATTTTCAACTTAAACTGCGAATGAAATCGAATACGGAAGGCCATCcaatcataaaaaaaaacagacaaATTTCATCCTTTGGGTGGTTTCTAGATTCTTTTtatattttccaaaaaaattaaaattgtgAAAGTGCATCTaagcccctaagtgggttttggtgaattggaTGAcaaaacaattaaaggactaacttgtttaTCTAAGTTTGTGAGCAGGAGTTTATTCTTATACTCATATTGCAATATTGACTTATCAAGTGAATGAGTATCATATGGCACATAATGAAGGTAGCAAGCAAGTATGTGATCCCTTAAAGATAAATTAAAGAACAACAGCAAGCAAGAGTTGAATGATGCTTGGAGATGAGTTTTTATAGTTTGATCTATAACTTACCAAGCAAATTGTTAGCTTGTGTTaccaaaagaaaaggggtcatCAAGAAAAGTTCGAAATATTCATAGAAGAAAAATTTCAAGACTTCATAAGGATATGCTAAAAGACACGAGCTTATGATCTACATATTGGTCTTATTAAGTGGAAGATTGCAATTCATGGAAGTTTCTTTATCAACCTAAATCAAGCATTTGAAGAAGACTTCAAATGGGATTTAACTATTGGTGTCAAAGCAAATCTAAACTCAATGTGGCAAGAATGGGTGAAGAAATCAAATGAGGTACTAGAGACGAGGGACTAATCAAGCTTTGGATAAGCGACGGCTTGTGCCATGGGCATATTGCTAGGGTGAAATAGCTAGTATCGGGGGGTTTCGAGATATCATTTCTAGGCCTTaccgagggaagcaatgcaatgcatctagtCTATCATGGTTGGTAAAATGGAGTGACTAAAAAGACTTCAAGTATACTTTATTATGGACAAAAGGAAGccttaagtcactagctcaagttgGATGTGCTCAAGTTGAAGATTATGTTGGAAGCCCTCAAGTATCCAAAGATCAAAGTATGGCAAGAATGAAGACTTACAAACTCAAGAGGATGATATGATTTTTATATTtcatcttgagtataggtatgccgtactatcaagagggatgcaacattagcttattgacaacaccaaaaatACTCTTAGTTGACCCATGTGAGTTTCACCCTGAGAGATACCCTTGAGTGAGTTAAAAGATTACAAAACACATAACAAGGGTTGGTTTAACCTCTAGGTCAACAAGAGTGAGTGTTAGGAGCATTGTGGCTAGCTCAGCCAGACTGGTCTGATCGGTCTAAGTACCAACAGCTAGTTTTCGAGTTAGACCGGTCTTATCGGTCTAGtagactggtctgaccggtctgccTAATGTTCCAACGGTTAATTTTTGCTctttggggtatttatacccccacgACCTCCACTCTTGGAGGTTGCTGCTCCTGAGGCAAAAACAGTGATCCTAGACCATTCTAATCCAGGCCAAAGCCAACaaaagctctccccaacccctctttgtgaggTTGTGTGAATTAAGTGAAATCTTGTGAGTTGGGTGGAAGAGAGAATGAGTTAAGAGCAATTGTGAGCTAAGAAGAGCCATCCATAGattgagcacttgtggtttgTGTTGAGAAAgccttgaagcatttgttactcttggaggtttgcctcctagacggctaggtgTCGCTGGCTAGCTCCCAACgtgtggtgagcagcggcaagtttGTGAAGGCTACgatcttgcctccgcaaggaaaaagatcaactagtggagacgaggaaagtggttgaaagagacccggcTTGTTGGGAGGGAGTTGAAAAAGACTCATATCTCAataggctcctcaacggagacgtaggattCATTGGTTGAATTTGAACTTCGaataaacaaatccttgtgtcctCTTTACGGTTTGCATTACTTATTATTTTCTAGCATTGACTTGTGCTTCCGCTgcgatctacttgggtgtgtcATTCCTGTGTGCAGGGACAAGTTTATTCTGCCAAATATCATCTACAAGTGACACTCTTTAAGATTGTTGGTGCTAAAAGTCGAAGAGGGGATCAAGCATCAATTTGGTGTGCCTCACTGCctcagaccggtctgaccggtctaggaaaccggtctgaccggtttgtcCAGGCAACAAGGCCCAAGGTGTTTGAATTTGGTTTAAAGTTTGTCAattcgcctattcaccccctctaggcgacatcaaAATCCTTTCAAATTGTTGGAATCTAAAATATTTATAACAAATTTATTctaaattataaaaatataaaaatgttaccaatttttttttctaaaaatgcaACCTACCTGTTGATGCTCCATTTGGAGTCATTTTGATCTTATTTGTTCCCATTCTGAATAGAGCAAGTAAAACGAAGAACATGAGTCCAAATAATTTCAAATAGAGTGCCAACGTATACGttacatttttagaaaaaaaaatggtacgTGTTTCATCTTTTTCTGATTTACAATGAATTATTTATGATTTTTTATAGATTAAATTGTAATCCttttaatttttatatgttGGAAACCGTCTTTGAAACCATCCAAAGACCAAATTTGCAAGATTTAAATAGTTGAATAGCCCTTGGTGTCCAGCTCTGTAGTTGAGGTTTGAAAAATCGGACTTTTGTGATAGTTTGAAGGTGTAAACCGGACTTTTCGCAAGTTATCGTCAATAGCAAAAAAGTCAAATTCTAGCCTGGCATTTGGCTTGATGGTCAAGCTGCACGTAATTAACCTTGTGATGATCCTAGGGCAGGGCTCATCACTGGCAAGTGCCGATAGCAGTAACTGTTAGACTAGAAACAACCACATCACCTTTCCCCGTAGTTCTTCCTGTTTATTTAAACAAATCATGCAGTTCAGCAGACTATATAGGTCATCCGGTTTTTACAGAGCAACATGAGAGTTCGGGTTTGTAGGCTTCTCTTGCTCAAGTTTGGAGCTAGCAAATGATATGTAGGCTGTTGTGTTGTGCGTACTAGCGTACTGATCATAGGACAATCACAGCATACGCTACATGATGTATCAACACCTAGGGCCCGATATGAACGCAGCGAGTCAATGACTGTCAACGCTAACATTACCGCTACCAGGTTCTCTGTCTTAACAACGGCAACGCGGGGCTGGAGCTGGACAATAAATTGGAATTTAATATCACTGTAAATTCAACAAATTGTTCTATGATTAATCTTTCTAGCCGCTCTAGCTCACTGTATGTGGACCCAGATCCCCTCGCTGGGGACGAGCCCGTTCACCACGAACACCATGTAGTACCCCGGCGGTGCCATGaccgccgtcgccggcatcGTCACGGACGCATGGTACGTGCTGACCGGTCCGCGCACCGCCACCATCTTAGTAtgcgtttggttttgggacgatGTGGGTTGAGTTGGAACGACCCATTTttgtgggttggagccgacccatccCATGTTTGGATGAGTGGGTTGGAGCTGACccgtcttttgtttggttgaagagatcgagagggttgggatggatgtccttttaacaccgttagtagTGACCCCACTTGTCAGCCGCGAGCCCCACCTGTTATTCTCCTCATTTTTTCCTTCCGccgttcctttttttcttcttcctgcgCCGCTCCTTATCTCCTTCCTCGCGCCGCACCTCACCAGCACCCCAGCTTCTCCCGCACCGCCGGTCGCCTCCGCCCCCCACTCCTCCCTTTgcgccggccaccgcctccgccggcgggcGGAGCTCCCCTCCCCGGCCGCTCTCTCCTCCCCAGCCGCTCGCTCCTCCCCACGCTCCGGCGGCGACCGAGGGAGGGCAAATCGGCGGGGAGGCAGGGACTCCAGCAGTGAGCGAGGCAGGAGAACCGgcagggaggcggcgagcgcgtcgGCAGATGGGCGAGCGAGGAAACGGAGACACACGGCGTGCATGTGGGTCGGCGTGATCCCTTGATTTTGGAGGAATCACCTCGATCCGAATCTTGTAGGAATATTCACATATGGGTTGGACCCAACCCAATCCTCTTTTCAACCAAACGTGGGACGAAGGGGGTCCGACCCGTTCCGACCCCCTCCGACCCAGTAAACAAACACACGGTTAGTCGCCTCTAGGAACAACAGCCGCTGGTTCATCGCGAACGAGTGCGTCGTGAACGACGGCGCCACCATCGTCACCGACGcctcgccgaggccgccgcgcctTCTTGTTCCCGAGGCCGCCGGGACCGAGAACTTGAGCTTCATCTTCGCCCCGTAGCtcacgctcgccgccgcgccggtggGGGACGGGTGCAGGATCCTCGGGCGGAGCACGTCGTTGGCCGTGTCGAGGTACTCCGGCGAGAAGGCCTCCAGGCTGAGCTCGGTGGGGAACCGCACTTAGCTGAAGTTGTAGTACATGTGCAGGTTGCTGCTGCCCACCAGCAGCCGCCCGTCGCGGAGGAGCACCACCGAGGAGTGATACATCCGCGCGATGCCCGTCGGCGCGGCGTGCTGCTCGAACCGGTCCCCCGTCGGGTGGTCGGGCCGGTAGATGACGGGCGCGTACGCCGGGGTCTTGGCGGCGTCCCACCCGGCGGTGCCGTCCGTCGCGCCGTTGATGATCGCCACCTCCGCGCCGTTCGGCAGCAGGATCATGTCGCCCACACCCGCGGCGACGGCATTGTCTCGACGACCCACGCCGGCGCGGCGTCGGTGATCTTGATCCGCCCGCACGTCGCCAGCGCCGGGACGAAGGTTGGGGTGACGGGACGGCGCCGGCTGGAGTGGTAGGAGCCCTTTGGCGCGCTGCCGCAGACCAGCACCTCGGCCTCGGTGGGGTTGGGTTTCAGCGGGAGCAGAACCGACGAGCCCGAGCTGGGGTAGTTCCTGGGGTCGCCGCCGGTCAGCACGGGGTACGTCCGCACGACCTTGTTACTCTTGTAGTCCAAGAGAACGGCGCGGTTGTTGGCGAAGATGAAAAGGTTGCCATCTATGTTGAGAAGCACGAAGGGATAGAGATTGTTCAGCTCGGGATCCCTCGTCTGTTCCAAAAATGGCATGTGGATGACAGACTTGTCAGAAGGGTCAGCCTTCGGGTAGAACTCGTTGCTGAACTGGTTCAGGCCACCGAGGATGAACGCGCGGCCGTCGGGGAGGATCTGGTTGGTAGCGTaccagcggccggcggcgagcgcgtccTGCTTCTCGAACCAGTCGCagctcacgccgccgccggcgcacgcGGGCATCGTGCGCGTGTTGCCGTACCCGTCCAGCCAGCCGCCGGTCTCGACGAGCGTGCCGTCGGGCGCGACGGTGCCCGAGGAGCACCAGGTGTCGGTGAAGATGAAGAGCGGGCGGAAGGAGTTGGAGGCGACGTGGTACTCGACGGAGTGCGCGGTGCAGTCCCCCTTGGGGAGCACCTTGTCCCGCGGGTTGACGCGGCAGTGGCCGGCGGGGAGGGAGAGGTTGGAGCGGCCGAAGTTGGTGCGGTCGAAGATGATGACGCGGTCGTTGTGCAGGAGCTGCATGTGCATCGCCGACACGCCGATGCTGCACTGCAGGAGGTCCCacctcccgccggcgccgctcgccTTGGCAAAACGaataccttctttattattatcttttttatttggcctatatggtactccctccgtccgggAAAGAATGCAACTATGGGTTGCGTGCCATCAAAAGTAGCTCACGTTTGACCACATTTCTAGTGAATACTATTCA encodes the following:
- the LOC101776889 gene encoding aldehyde oxidase GLOX, which codes for MELRLVGETRASRRHLVLLLLLACAYASGIAPASGSGGRWDLLQRSIGVSAMHMQLLHNDRVIIFDRTDFGRSNLSLPGGRCRVNPRERALPGGDCTAHSAEYDVAANAARPLFVFTDTWCSSGTVAPDGTLVQTGGWNDGYRNARTMPVCGGSDGKSCDWSEKQDALAANRWYATNQILPDGRAFIIGGRRQFSYEFYPKADPSDTSVIQMPFLVQTRDPEENNLYPFVHLNIDGNLFIFAKNRAILLDYKRNKVARTYPVLADGDPRNYPSSGSSVLLPLKPNPTEAEVLVCGGAPSGSYNSTKGSARTFVPALATCGRIKITDPSPAWVIETMPSPRVMGDMILLPNGAEVAIINGAADGTAGWEAAGTPNYAPVIYRPDRSPGDRFEEQAATGVARLYHSSVVLLRDGRLLVGGSNPHTYYNFSGVEFPTELSLEAFSPEYLDQSNDMLRPRILDPSPIGAASSVSYGTTLKLQFSVPASARRRRGGAGGFGLGEVSVTMVAPSFTTHSFAMNQRLLFLEVGKTAAVRGRAGTYNVSATMPATAVLAPPGYYMVFVVNGHVPSEGIWVHIQ